Proteins from a genomic interval of Sphingopyxis sp. QXT-31:
- a CDS encoding long-chain fatty acid--CoA ligase has product MGMQGQPLLVTSLIDHAAREHGGREIVSRWADGSMTRSTWGEVGKDARRFAAAMTRLGLTKGDRIATLAMNHGHHLVSWYGSAGMGGVLHTVNPRLFDEQLVYIINHAEDRVLFFDAMFLPIVERLRPQLPTVEHFILFDAPTQDGYLSYRDLIDAEDGSFQWVALDERDPVGLCYTSGTTGNPKGVLYEHRSNVIPATTEIQPDVFDMSNRSVVLPIVPMFHANSWGIPFAAATVGAKLVFSASNDAQILCDLIHAEGVTHSAGVPTVWIAMFAHMDQAGIGYGKLKRVIIGGSACPRAMIERFMRDDIEVAHAWGMTETSPIGTMGKRPWNWDAMSFDEKVDNVAKQGCPPFGVELRTVDDHGALLPRDGETSGRLQIRGPWIIQRYFRADEDASDDDGWFDTGDVAVIHPDGVMQITDRAKDVIKSGGEWISSIELENAAVGAPGVQEAAAVGVYHPKWDERPILLIVKKPGAETSEAVIVDYLKDKVAKWWLPDEVVFVDELPHTATGKILKRQIRDDYKDYKLKSLVGA; this is encoded by the coding sequence ATGGGAATGCAGGGTCAGCCGTTACTCGTCACCAGCCTGATCGACCACGCCGCGCGCGAGCATGGCGGGCGCGAGATCGTGTCGCGCTGGGCCGACGGCAGCATGACGCGCTCGACCTGGGGCGAGGTGGGCAAGGACGCGCGGCGCTTCGCCGCGGCGATGACGCGGCTGGGGTTGACCAAGGGCGACCGCATCGCGACGCTGGCGATGAACCATGGCCATCACCTCGTCAGCTGGTACGGCAGTGCGGGCATGGGCGGCGTGCTGCATACGGTGAACCCGCGGCTGTTCGACGAGCAGCTCGTCTACATCATCAACCATGCCGAGGACCGGGTGCTGTTCTTCGACGCGATGTTCCTGCCGATCGTCGAGCGGCTACGCCCGCAATTGCCGACGGTCGAGCATTTCATCCTGTTCGATGCGCCGACGCAGGACGGCTATCTCTCCTACCGCGACCTCATCGATGCTGAGGACGGCAGCTTCCAGTGGGTGGCGCTCGACGAGCGCGATCCGGTGGGCCTCTGCTACACCAGCGGGACGACGGGCAATCCCAAGGGCGTGCTCTACGAGCATCGCTCGAACGTCATCCCCGCGACCACCGAGATCCAGCCCGACGTGTTCGACATGTCGAACCGCAGCGTCGTGCTGCCGATCGTGCCGATGTTCCACGCCAACAGCTGGGGCATCCCCTTCGCCGCGGCGACGGTGGGGGCGAAGCTGGTCTTTTCGGCGAGCAACGATGCGCAAATTCTCTGCGACCTGATCCACGCCGAGGGCGTGACGCACAGCGCGGGGGTTCCAACGGTGTGGATCGCGATGTTCGCGCATATGGATCAGGCGGGCATCGGTTACGGCAAGCTGAAGCGCGTCATCATCGGCGGTTCGGCATGCCCGCGCGCGATGATCGAGCGCTTCATGCGCGACGATATCGAGGTCGCGCACGCCTGGGGCATGACCGAGACCTCGCCGATCGGGACGATGGGCAAGCGGCCGTGGAACTGGGACGCGATGAGCTTCGACGAGAAGGTCGACAATGTCGCCAAGCAGGGCTGCCCGCCCTTCGGCGTCGAGCTGCGCACGGTCGACGACCACGGCGCGCTGCTGCCGCGCGATGGCGAAACGAGCGGGCGGCTGCAGATCCGCGGGCCGTGGATCATCCAGCGCTATTTCCGCGCCGATGAGGATGCCTCGGACGACGACGGCTGGTTCGACACCGGCGACGTCGCGGTGATCCACCCCGACGGAGTCATGCAGATCACCGACCGCGCGAAGGACGTGATCAAGTCGGGCGGCGAATGGATTTCGTCGATCGAGCTCGAAAACGCCGCGGTCGGCGCGCCGGGGGTGCAGGAAGCGGCCGCCGTCGGGGTCTATCATCCCAAATGGGACGAACGCCCGATCCTGCTGATCGTCAAGAAGCCGGGCGCCGAGACGAGCGAGGCGGTGATCGTCGATTATCTCAAGGACAAGGTCGCCAAATGGTGGCTGCCCGACGAGGTGGTCTTCGTCGACGAACTGCCGCACACCGCGACGGGCAAGATATTGAAGCGCCAAATCCGCGACGATTACAAGGACTATAAGCTGAAGTCGCTGGTGGGGGCGTGA